In Cytophagales bacterium, the sequence GCATTACTTGCGGAAATAAGAGATATATTAAAAGAAAAAAATAGAGAATAATTACTTTAACTAAAATCAAAATGATATGAAAAAAATTAAAATAGCAATTATCGGTATTGGAAACTGTACCAGTTCATTAGTTCAAGGAATTGAATATTACAAAAACAAAAATGCTAAAGATGCAATAGGGTTGATGCACTGGGATATAGGTGGTTATATGCCTGGTGATATTGAAGTAGTTGCCGCTTTAGATATTGACAAAAGAAAAGTAGGCAAAGATGTGTCTGAGGCTATTTTTGAACTGCCTAACTGCACTACCGTTTTTTGTAAAGATGTACCAAAAGCGGGAGTCACCGTAACAATGGGGCAAATTCTGGATGGTTTTTCCTACCACATGAAGAATTATGACGATAAGCAGACCTTCGTTATAAGTGATGAACAAGAAGCATCGGAAGAAGATGTAATCAATGTATTAAAAGAATCAGGAGCTGAAATTTTAATTAATTATCTTCCGGTAGGCTCGGAAGAAGCAACAAAGTTTTATGCCAAATGTTCCCTTGAATCAGGTGTGGCATTCATCAATAACATGCCTGTATTTATAGCCAGTAATCCTGAATGGGCAGAAAAATTTAAAGACAAAAGACTACCCATAATTGGGGATGATATAAAAGCTCAGGTCGGTGC encodes:
- a CDS encoding inositol-3-phosphate synthase, whose product is MKKIKIAIIGIGNCTSSLVQGIEYYKNKNAKDAIGLMHWDIGGYMPGDIEVVAALDIDKRKVGKDVSEAIFELPNCTTVFCKDVPKAGVTVTMGQILDGFSYHMKNYDDKQTFVISDEQEASEEDVINVLKESGAEILINYLPVGSEEATKFYAKCSLESGVAFINNMPVFIASNPEWAEKFKDKRLPIIGDDIKAQVGATITHRVLADLFNKRGAQIERTYQLNTGGNTDFLNMLNRDRLASKKVSKTEAVQSVLAERLDDGNIHIGPSDYVPWQKDNKICFLRIEGKLFGDVPMNLELRLSVEDSPNSGGVSIDAIRFCKLALERGQGGILHGPSAFLMKHPPKQFTDDEAFKLTEEFINGKNNTSLKISSELVSGIMEN